A stretch of Paenibacillus peoriae DNA encodes these proteins:
- the thiI gene encoding tRNA uracil 4-sulfurtransferase ThiI: MHYDMLLLRFGEFTLKGKNRTRFEKAVLNHVKLLLKPFPGASLRKEFGRIYVVLGGEPYEQIIQVLQKVFGITTISPVKMAPVELGAIIETAVALMRELNVAEGTTFKVNARRVWKEFAHSSQEMNHLIGSPILREFQALRVDVHQPDIELRVEVREQAAYIFSDVIMAVGGFPLGTNGKAMLLLSGGIDSPVAGWSSMRRGLEIECVHFYSYPFTSERAKEKVIELARVLAGYAGRIKIHLVPFTEVQTAFTRTGQDNLIITLMRRSMLRIATMLAEREGALALVTGDSLGQVASQTLSSMNVIGRSTELPLLRPLVMMDKQEITEIAKRIGTYDLSILPYEDCCTLFVPKSPTTNPNLWVVQKIEASIRDLNALIEQAVAATETLVLESGGAIEGRNEEVIQEDWF, encoded by the coding sequence ATGCACTATGATATGCTGTTACTTCGCTTCGGTGAATTTACATTAAAAGGGAAGAATAGAACTCGTTTTGAAAAGGCAGTACTGAATCACGTGAAGCTGCTGCTCAAGCCGTTTCCCGGCGCTTCTTTGCGGAAGGAATTTGGACGGATTTATGTGGTACTCGGAGGAGAGCCTTATGAACAGATCATTCAAGTGTTACAAAAAGTGTTTGGCATCACGACAATAAGTCCTGTCAAAATGGCTCCTGTCGAGCTGGGTGCTATAATTGAGACCGCTGTAGCTTTGATGCGTGAGCTGAATGTGGCCGAGGGAACGACTTTCAAGGTAAATGCCCGCAGAGTGTGGAAGGAGTTTGCTCATTCCTCACAAGAGATGAACCATTTAATTGGTTCTCCTATTTTGCGAGAGTTTCAAGCGTTGAGGGTCGATGTGCATCAACCAGATATTGAGTTGCGTGTGGAGGTCAGAGAGCAGGCGGCCTATATATTCAGCGATGTTATTATGGCTGTAGGGGGCTTTCCGTTAGGAACGAACGGTAAAGCTATGCTGCTGCTGTCTGGTGGAATCGACAGCCCGGTAGCAGGATGGTCTTCCATGCGTAGAGGACTGGAAATTGAATGTGTACATTTTTATAGCTATCCGTTTACAAGTGAGCGTGCGAAAGAAAAGGTCATTGAATTGGCAAGGGTATTAGCAGGCTATGCAGGGCGGATCAAAATCCACCTTGTACCGTTTACAGAGGTGCAGACGGCCTTTACGCGCACTGGACAGGACAATCTGATTATAACGCTAATGAGACGGTCTATGCTGCGAATTGCAACGATGCTGGCTGAGCGTGAAGGAGCGCTGGCACTCGTGACGGGTGACAGTCTGGGTCAAGTTGCTAGTCAAACGTTATCCAGCATGAATGTGATTGGCCGTTCAACAGAATTACCATTGCTGCGACCTCTCGTCATGATGGATAAGCAGGAGATCACGGAAATCGCTAAGCGAATTGGCACCTACGATTTATCCATCCTTCCATATGAAGATTGCTGCACATTGTTTGTTCCTAAATCCCCAACGACCAATCCAAATTTGTGGGTTGTTCAAAAGATTGAAGCCTCTATTCGGGATTTAAATGCCTTGATTGAACAGGCTGTGGCTGCAACGGAAACGCTTGTCCTGGAGTCAGGCGGAGCTATAGAGGGGCGTAATGAGGAAGTTATACAGGAAGATTGGTTTTAA
- a CDS encoding LCP family protein: protein MSNLSNGLPPRTQTGKKSAKPKKTKKKKSFFRSFMKFVLFLLIIGILAAGGYTYYLYNQVEEVLDTGINKEVPKTQLAETKPLTILLLGTDYRPDHPTYLSDVIMVATLNPNTKSSTIVSLPRDTRLEMDGYKPRKLNEYYPVFKAREKESGEVAEEQMKKMIGKYLNIDIDYVTVINFQGFRDVVDNLGGVDVTVDKNMCYRDRADGTDINLTAGAKHLNGDQALDFVRYRKSNCRPRTAESDDFDRNRRQNQVLHSLIDQMQSFNALTKFSAIIKSVDKNMMTDIESQQMKNIVQTYWNISKQNVKYNPVAGTWRSPYVYIDEQQLDLAKQALQEELAKKVSDNTAASSNS, encoded by the coding sequence ATGAGTAATCTTTCGAACGGATTGCCTCCCCGGACACAAACTGGGAAAAAATCCGCCAAACCGAAAAAAACGAAAAAGAAAAAAAGCTTTTTCAGATCGTTTATGAAGTTTGTCTTGTTTCTGCTCATTATAGGTATTTTAGCAGCAGGTGGTTATACCTACTATCTTTACAATCAGGTAGAGGAAGTTTTGGATACGGGGATCAACAAGGAAGTACCCAAAACACAATTGGCAGAAACTAAGCCTTTGACTATCTTATTGCTAGGAACCGATTACCGCCCTGATCATCCGACTTATTTGTCCGACGTTATTATGGTAGCTACATTGAACCCCAATACTAAATCGTCTACCATCGTGTCCCTACCGCGCGATACGCGTCTAGAAATGGATGGATATAAACCTCGCAAGTTGAATGAGTATTATCCGGTGTTTAAGGCTAGAGAAAAAGAATCTGGTGAAGTTGCTGAAGAACAGATGAAGAAGATGATCGGCAAATATTTAAACATTGATATCGATTATGTGACGGTTATTAACTTCCAGGGCTTTAGAGATGTAGTAGATAATTTGGGTGGCGTAGATGTGACGGTTGATAAAAACATGTGTTATCGTGACCGTGCAGATGGTACCGATATTAATCTGACAGCTGGAGCCAAGCATTTGAACGGTGACCAGGCTCTTGATTTTGTTCGCTACCGCAAATCGAATTGTCGTCCGAGAACAGCTGAATCTGACGATTTTGATCGCAATCGTCGACAAAATCAGGTGCTTCATTCTCTAATTGACCAAATGCAATCCTTTAACGCTTTGACCAAGTTTAGTGCAATTATTAAATCGGTTGATAAGAATATGATGACAGATATTGAGTCACAGCAAATGAAGAATATCGTACAAACCTATTGGAATATTTCCAAGCAAAATGTGAAATACAATCCGGTAGCGGGAACATGGCGTAGCCCGTATGTGTACATTGATGAGCAACAGCTCGATTTGGCCAAACAAGCGCTACAAGAGGAGTTAGCTAAAAAAGTAAGCGACAATACCGCAGCTTCTTCCAATTCCTGA
- a CDS encoding LiaF transmembrane domain-containing protein, translating into MNSGKERMIGVGIVAVGLIILLGKLGTFSFLGRNFWPLLFLIPGIVLHAMYMKRKVSPFMLLPAGILSVYGFLFLLCNIWGWNLMAYLWPLLLLGVAVGLWEYAINDISLSRNVYTGGVILGLVSVFLLVITLLRTGIIYVIAVLLIGAGIWLVVNNRGKRKW; encoded by the coding sequence ATGAATTCCGGAAAAGAGCGTATGATCGGAGTGGGCATTGTTGCCGTAGGACTGATTATTTTGTTGGGGAAACTGGGGACGTTCTCCTTCTTGGGACGAAACTTTTGGCCTTTGCTGTTTTTAATACCTGGAATCGTACTGCATGCAATGTACATGAAGCGTAAAGTTTCACCCTTTATGTTGCTGCCAGCAGGGATTTTATCGGTTTATGGCTTCTTATTTTTGCTCTGCAATATTTGGGGCTGGAATTTAATGGCCTATTTATGGCCTTTGTTACTTCTAGGTGTGGCGGTTGGATTATGGGAGTACGCCATTAATGATATTTCGCTTTCTCGTAATGTATATACGGGGGGCGTGATATTGGGCTTGGTATCGGTGTTTTTATTGGTCATTACCCTGTTAAGAACGGGTATCATATATGTTATTGCAGTTTTACTGATCGGCGCTGGAATCTGGTTGGTCGTAAACAACCGTGGCAAACGCAAATGGTAA
- a CDS encoding lytic transglycosylase domain-containing protein: MQIDPRVSKSMLDMQLLNNMSATTQTGTTDAFSGLLEQVGQLETDGAVTRENSSDVTRDENGLLWLQLGPSRGTASSLYPAPSSTATDGPTTPTAYDDMINEASQKYGVPVALIKAVIDTESSFNPSVTSSAGAKGLMQLMDATAQGLGVSDPYDPGQNIDAGVRYLSYQIKRFNGQENMALAAYNAGPGRVQRLGVSSDEQLMSVLDKLPLETQRYINKIQNAREKYTI; the protein is encoded by the coding sequence ATGCAAATTGATCCGCGCGTGTCCAAGTCCATGTTAGACATGCAGCTGTTAAATAATATGAGTGCTACAACCCAGACGGGGACAACGGACGCTTTTTCCGGATTACTGGAACAAGTAGGTCAGTTGGAAACAGATGGTGCTGTGACTCGAGAAAATTCAAGTGATGTTACCAGAGACGAAAATGGTTTGCTTTGGCTTCAATTGGGACCTTCGAGGGGAACGGCTTCGTCATTGTATCCCGCTCCTTCCAGCACAGCAACAGACGGGCCTACAACACCTACGGCATATGATGATATGATTAACGAGGCTAGTCAGAAATACGGCGTTCCAGTAGCGTTGATTAAAGCAGTTATTGATACGGAATCTTCATTCAATCCGTCGGTCACTTCTTCGGCCGGGGCCAAAGGGCTTATGCAACTTATGGATGCTACGGCTCAAGGTCTGGGAGTCAGTGACCCGTATGATCCTGGACAAAATATTGATGCTGGAGTTCGTTATTTGTCTTATCAGATTAAACGTTTTAACGGACAAGAAAATATGGCGCTGGCTGCATATAATGCAGGTCCCGGACGGGTGCAGCGGCTTGGTGTAAGTAGTGATGAACAGTTAATGTCTGTACTAGATAAGCTTCCGCTGGAAACGCAAAGATATATTAACAAGATTCAAAATGCACGTGAAAAATATACGATCTAA
- a CDS encoding TerC family protein, producing MRTIDMSGLQFFWLLLNVIFIDLLLAGDNAIVIGLAARKLPPATQKKAILYGTGGALLIRIAATIVVLWLLQVPWLLLIGGIMLVWIAYKLLVDQEDHTEVKAGTTLWGAIRTIVVADAAMGLDNVIAVAGAAQQHLLLVVLGLLISVPIVVWGSTLFIKLINKFPWIIYLGSAVLGYTASNMITEERKLVPYFTEHPALRILFIATVMAGILLTGYLQNRKAMSSREKAV from the coding sequence ATGAGAACGATTGATATGTCCGGACTTCAGTTCTTTTGGCTACTGCTTAATGTGATATTTATTGATCTTCTGCTCGCAGGGGATAATGCGATTGTAATTGGACTTGCCGCCAGAAAGCTGCCTCCTGCAACGCAAAAAAAAGCGATACTGTACGGCACCGGTGGTGCCCTGCTTATTCGCATAGCAGCCACCATTGTGGTACTCTGGCTGCTTCAAGTACCGTGGTTGTTACTCATCGGGGGGATTATGTTAGTCTGGATTGCGTATAAGTTGCTCGTAGACCAGGAGGACCATACCGAAGTCAAAGCGGGAACAACATTATGGGGTGCTATCCGCACGATTGTTGTAGCCGATGCGGCTATGGGTCTGGACAATGTGATTGCTGTTGCTGGCGCTGCCCAGCAGCATTTGCTACTTGTAGTGCTGGGCCTGTTAATCAGCGTGCCAATCGTGGTATGGGGAAGCACTCTTTTTATCAAACTGATCAATAAATTCCCCTGGATTATCTATTTGGGATCGGCTGTACTTGGTTATACGGCCTCTAATATGATTACTGAAGAACGTAAGCTGGTACCTTACTTTACCGAGCACCCTGCGCTGCGTATCTTGTTTATTGCTACAGTTATGGCTGGTATTTTGCTCACGGGATATCTTCAAAATCGCAAAGCAATGTCCAGTCGAGAAAAAGCTGTTTAA
- the typA gene encoding translational GTPase TypA, which produces MHARENIRNIAIIAHVDHGKTTLVDKLLQQSGTFREHEAVQERAMDSNDLERERGITILAKNTAITYKDYLINIVDTPGHADFGGEVERIMKMVDGVLLVVDAYEGCMPQTKFVLRKALEQNLTPIVVVNKIDRPAARPAEVIDEVLDLFIELGANDEQLEFPVVYASALNGTSSMDAEKQDDNMQALYETVVEHIPAPTENVDEPLQFLVTLMDYNEYLGRIAVGRVNRGIIKQGQAVTVMQRDGSSKSARIEKLFGFQGLKRIETDQAGAGDIVAIAGIKDINIGETIADPNHPEALPVLKIDEPTLQMTFLVNNSPFAGRDGKWVTSRKLRERLLKELETDVSLRVDETDSPDAFIVSGRGELHLGILIENMRREGYELQVSKPEVIVKEIDGKKMEPIERLLIDIPEESMGAVMESLGSRKAEMVNMINNGTGQVRLEFLIPARGLIGYTTNFLTLTRGYGVMNHAFDSYGPFVGGQVGGRHQGVLVSTENGSSTFYGMLGVEDRGILFLEPGTEIYEGMIVGEHTRDNDIVVNICKEKQLTNVRSATKDDTVKLKTPVIFSLEQALEYLNDDEYCEITPNAIRLRKKILNKGERERAEKQRKTAQANM; this is translated from the coding sequence ATGCATGCTAGAGAAAACATTCGCAATATTGCGATTATTGCCCACGTCGACCACGGAAAAACGACGCTTGTCGACAAGCTGCTTCAACAGTCCGGAACATTTAGAGAACACGAGGCTGTTCAGGAGCGCGCCATGGACTCCAACGATCTGGAGCGTGAACGCGGTATTACGATTTTGGCTAAAAATACAGCTATCACTTACAAAGATTATCTGATTAACATTGTAGATACACCAGGACACGCCGACTTTGGTGGCGAAGTGGAACGGATTATGAAAATGGTTGACGGTGTTTTGCTTGTCGTAGATGCTTACGAAGGTTGCATGCCGCAAACGAAATTCGTACTGCGTAAAGCGCTGGAACAAAATCTGACGCCTATCGTTGTAGTGAACAAAATTGACCGTCCGGCGGCTCGTCCGGCAGAAGTTATTGACGAAGTACTGGATCTGTTCATCGAGCTGGGTGCGAATGATGAGCAACTGGAATTCCCTGTTGTGTACGCTTCGGCGCTGAACGGAACATCCAGCATGGATGCTGAAAAGCAAGACGATAACATGCAAGCATTGTACGAAACAGTTGTAGAGCATATTCCGGCTCCAACTGAGAATGTAGATGAGCCTCTTCAATTCCTCGTAACACTGATGGATTATAACGAATACCTTGGCCGAATTGCAGTAGGTCGTGTAAACCGCGGTATCATCAAGCAGGGGCAAGCAGTCACAGTTATGCAACGTGATGGTAGTAGTAAATCGGCGCGTATTGAGAAGCTGTTCGGCTTCCAAGGCCTGAAACGTATTGAAACGGATCAAGCGGGCGCTGGTGACATTGTAGCGATTGCGGGAATTAAAGATATCAACATTGGTGAAACCATTGCTGATCCAAACCATCCTGAAGCGCTGCCTGTACTGAAGATTGATGAGCCGACACTGCAAATGACCTTCTTGGTTAACAACAGCCCATTCGCAGGTCGCGATGGTAAGTGGGTAACATCCCGTAAATTGCGTGAGCGTCTTCTGAAAGAACTCGAAACGGACGTCAGCTTACGTGTTGATGAAACGGATAGCCCGGACGCCTTTATTGTATCCGGACGTGGTGAGTTGCATCTGGGTATCTTGATTGAAAACATGCGTCGTGAAGGTTACGAACTGCAAGTGTCCAAACCGGAAGTTATCGTCAAGGAAATTGATGGTAAGAAAATGGAGCCAATCGAACGTCTCCTTATTGATATTCCGGAAGAAAGCATGGGCGCAGTTATGGAAAGTTTGGGCTCCCGTAAAGCCGAAATGGTTAACATGATTAATAACGGCACCGGACAAGTTCGCTTGGAATTCCTGATCCCTGCACGTGGTCTGATCGGCTACACTACAAACTTCCTGACTTTGACTCGTGGTTATGGCGTAATGAACCATGCGTTTGACAGCTATGGACCATTTGTTGGCGGTCAAGTAGGTGGACGTCATCAGGGTGTACTCGTGTCAACAGAAAACGGCAGCTCTACATTTTATGGTATGCTGGGCGTAGAAGATCGCGGTATTTTGTTCCTAGAGCCAGGTACTGAAATCTATGAGGGTATGATCGTTGGAGAGCACACACGTGATAACGACATCGTCGTTAACATTTGTAAAGAAAAACAACTGACAAACGTTCGTTCAGCAACAAAAGACGATACAGTTAAACTGAAAACACCTGTAATCTTCTCTTTGGAGCAAGCGCTCGAATACCTGAATGATGACGAGTATTGCGAAATTACACCTAATGCCATCCGTTTGCGTAAAAAGATTTTGAACAAAGGTGAACGCGAGCGTGCAGAGAAGCAACGTAAAACAGCACAAGCAAATATGTAA
- a CDS encoding TerC family protein, which produces MEHIILLLKILMINLVLSGDNAVVIAMASKNLPARQRSQAIWWGAVGAVLLRCVLTFVAVILLGIPFIQAAGGLLLLWIAFKLLYESEDHVGVRAETTIWKAIQVILVADFVMSLDNVLAIAALADGDIAIIVIGIAISIPIVVWGSNVIAIWLHRFPVLVLLGSAILAFTAGEMLLRDPRLGVWLAGTGELIHAWLPGLLASAVVIAGIYRQLRAHHI; this is translated from the coding sequence ATGGAGCATATCATTTTGCTGTTGAAAATATTAATGATTAATTTGGTGTTAAGCGGTGATAATGCGGTTGTTATAGCCATGGCGAGCAAAAATTTGCCTGCAAGGCAGCGGAGTCAAGCTATATGGTGGGGGGCAGTCGGTGCAGTCCTCCTGCGCTGTGTTTTGACTTTTGTAGCTGTCATTTTGCTGGGCATACCCTTTATTCAGGCGGCAGGTGGTCTACTTCTGTTATGGATTGCGTTTAAGCTGCTTTATGAGAGTGAGGATCATGTAGGAGTCAGAGCAGAAACAACCATATGGAAGGCTATACAGGTGATTCTGGTAGCGGACTTTGTGATGAGTCTAGATAACGTATTAGCTATTGCAGCACTAGCAGATGGGGATATCGCCATTATTGTCATTGGTATTGCAATTAGCATTCCGATAGTTGTCTGGGGCAGCAACGTAATTGCGATCTGGCTTCACCGGTTCCCTGTACTTGTTTTGCTCGGATCTGCAATCCTGGCTTTTACGGCAGGAGAAATGCTACTGCGTGATCCCCGATTGGGTGTATGGTTAGCAGGTACGGGAGAGCTTATACATGCATGGTTACCAGGACTCTTAGCCTCAGCAGTTGTGATTGCAGGAATATATCGTCAGCTACGTGCTCATCATATTTGA
- a CDS encoding cysteine desulfurase family protein, which produces MKYFDYAATTPPFEEVITTVAEIMRRHYGNPSSMHRYGEDADKLLKRSREVCAAALGVYPSEIVFTSGATESNNLAIKGVALQYQTRGKHIVTVSTEHPSVYEACRQLTNLGFEVTFLPVDAEGHVSAEQVCAAVRKDTILVSIMHVNNETGRVQPVHDIGAALKKQFPRILFHIDGVQGFGKLPVDIRGWRADLYSLSAHKLRGPKGAGLLFVREGVEIFPLHSGGSQEQGFRAGTENVPLLVGMSKAVRLAGERQAETARRMTEWRERVVAEVQTIPQLRLNSGEEAPHIVHFSYPGMKAEVLLHTLEQLGVAVSTKSACSSKLAEPSRVLQAMGRNEAEASGGIRISFGDEHTEQDIDELILALQQAVAKLESLERWKR; this is translated from the coding sequence ATGAAATATTTTGATTATGCGGCGACAACTCCGCCTTTTGAAGAGGTGATTACAACCGTTGCTGAGATCATGAGACGCCACTATGGCAATCCATCTTCGATGCATCGGTATGGAGAGGATGCGGATAAGTTGCTTAAGCGTTCGCGCGAAGTATGTGCTGCGGCTTTGGGAGTGTATCCATCAGAGATTGTCTTCACATCTGGGGCAACGGAAAGCAACAATCTTGCTATTAAGGGAGTAGCTTTGCAGTATCAGACCAGAGGCAAGCATATTGTTACTGTATCGACAGAACACCCGTCTGTGTATGAAGCTTGCAGACAACTGACAAATCTGGGCTTTGAGGTTACATTTTTACCTGTCGATGCGGAAGGGCATGTGAGCGCCGAACAGGTTTGTGCCGCTGTCCGTAAAGATACGATTTTAGTCAGTATTATGCATGTCAATAATGAGACGGGAAGGGTGCAACCGGTGCATGATATCGGAGCTGCGCTGAAGAAACAGTTCCCCCGTATTCTATTTCATATTGACGGTGTACAGGGGTTTGGAAAGCTGCCGGTTGATATCCGGGGCTGGCGGGCTGATCTGTACAGCCTCTCTGCGCATAAGCTGCGTGGACCTAAAGGTGCTGGACTACTATTCGTTCGGGAAGGTGTAGAGATTTTCCCACTGCATAGTGGCGGCTCTCAGGAGCAGGGTTTTCGTGCAGGTACGGAAAATGTGCCACTGCTTGTTGGTATGTCCAAAGCGGTACGACTAGCGGGCGAACGACAAGCAGAAACAGCACGACGTATGACCGAGTGGAGAGAACGGGTGGTCGCAGAAGTGCAGACAATCCCTCAACTGCGGCTAAACAGCGGGGAGGAAGCACCGCATATTGTCCACTTTTCATATCCGGGTATGAAGGCCGAGGTGCTGCTGCATACGCTGGAGCAACTAGGTGTGGCCGTATCCACCAAATCGGCTTGTTCTTCGAAGTTGGCCGAGCCCAGCCGGGTGCTGCAGGCGATGGGCCGCAATGAGGCAGAAGCATCTGGCGGCATTCGTATCAGCTTTGGTGATGAACATACGGAACAGGATATCGATGAGCTTATACTTGCACTGCAACAGGCTGTAGCCAAGCTGGAATCCCTTGAAAGGTGGAAACGTTAA
- a CDS encoding PhoH family protein: MKKIFVLDTNVLLHDPKAIFTFKEHEVVIPAVVLEEIDSKKRNADEIGRNARNVSRLLDGLREVGHLHSGVPLPQGGRLKVELNHRSFLKVQEMFGEVSNDNRILAVALNYHLEEQEQPEPRSVVLVSKDVLVRIKADVLGLLTEDYLSDRTGDLSELYPGYSAIQVHPSIIDEFYSNRFLLIKSLELPYTLYPHEFVILKDEMGTGKSALLKVNQEAERLEPLYLSNESVWGISARNAQQRMALELLLNDDIPLVTITGKAGTGKTLLALAAGLLKVEDEHRFKKLLIARPVVPMGKDIGYLPGEKDEKLRPWMQPIYDNLEYLFDAKKSGDIDKILMGLGSIQVEALTYIRGRSIPGQFIIVDEAQNLSRHEIKTIVSRVGEGSKIILMGDPEQIDHPYLDAASNGLTYVVERFKQEGISGHIMLEKGERSKLAQLAADLL; this comes from the coding sequence ATGAAGAAAATTTTTGTGCTGGATACGAATGTGCTGCTGCATGATCCGAAAGCCATTTTTACCTTCAAAGAACATGAAGTTGTTATTCCAGCTGTAGTTCTGGAAGAAATCGACTCCAAAAAACGCAACGCGGATGAGATTGGACGGAATGCCCGCAATGTATCGCGATTGTTGGACGGGTTGAGAGAAGTGGGCCATCTGCATAGTGGCGTTCCACTTCCCCAAGGTGGAAGGCTTAAGGTTGAGTTGAACCACCGAAGTTTTTTGAAAGTTCAGGAGATGTTCGGGGAGGTTTCGAACGATAACCGGATTTTGGCGGTCGCCTTGAATTATCATCTGGAAGAGCAGGAGCAGCCTGAGCCGCGTTCGGTCGTTTTGGTCAGTAAAGACGTGCTGGTCAGGATCAAAGCAGATGTATTGGGACTGCTGACTGAAGACTACCTCTCCGATAGAACAGGCGATTTAAGTGAGCTATACCCCGGATACTCGGCAATACAGGTGCACCCGTCCATCATAGATGAATTTTACTCTAACCGGTTTTTACTAATCAAGTCACTGGAACTACCTTATACACTGTATCCACATGAATTTGTCATTCTGAAAGATGAAATGGGAACTGGAAAATCAGCATTACTGAAAGTTAACCAGGAGGCAGAGCGATTAGAGCCGCTGTACTTAAGTAACGAATCAGTATGGGGAATCAGCGCGCGCAATGCTCAACAGAGGATGGCATTGGAGCTTTTGCTTAATGATGATATCCCTCTCGTGACCATTACAGGAAAAGCGGGTACGGGCAAAACGTTGCTGGCGCTGGCGGCAGGTTTGCTTAAAGTAGAGGATGAGCATCGCTTCAAGAAACTGCTGATTGCTCGACCTGTTGTTCCTATGGGCAAGGATATTGGTTATTTACCAGGAGAAAAGGATGAAAAGCTTCGTCCATGGATGCAACCAATCTACGACAATCTGGAATATCTGTTTGATGCCAAAAAATCAGGTGATATCGACAAAATTTTGATGGGCTTGGGCAGTATTCAGGTGGAGGCACTTACTTATATTCGCGGACGTTCGATACCTGGGCAATTTATTATAGTCGATGAGGCGCAGAATTTATCCCGACATGAGATTAAAACGATTGTGTCTCGGGTGGGTGAGGGAAGCAAGATCATTTTGATGGGAGACCCGGAGCAGATTGATCACCCTTATCTGGATGCAGCCAGCAACGGTTTAACCTATGTGGTGGAGCGGTTTAAGCAAGAAGGGATTAGCGGGCATATTATGTTGGAAAAAGGAGAACGCTCCAAGCTCGCGCAGTTGGCAGCTGATTTGCTATAA
- a CDS encoding YpuI family protein: protein MSAVNVQKLCESAQERLKTAVKRVETFLNEHALPQLAADGNEESVLFYKGFLSDLRHVLVFSEVSYEKLGVALRRANFDVDFAEKALYNVYHDCVNSFFYPKNESYAEDGRYAYTGQDAIRFRKTPVPAAREVIMDITKNFEELRDDLTYYESDYLTQRRMQTRRTHA from the coding sequence ATGTCAGCAGTCAACGTACAAAAATTATGTGAGTCGGCGCAGGAGAGACTGAAAACTGCCGTGAAACGGGTGGAAACATTCCTCAATGAGCATGCTCTGCCGCAACTGGCTGCAGATGGCAATGAGGAGTCCGTGCTCTTTTACAAAGGCTTTTTGTCGGATCTCCGTCATGTCCTTGTTTTTTCCGAAGTATCTTATGAAAAGTTGGGTGTGGCTTTACGCCGTGCCAATTTTGACGTCGATTTTGCGGAAAAGGCATTGTATAACGTTTACCATGACTGCGTGAACAGCTTTTTTTATCCCAAAAATGAATCTTACGCAGAGGATGGACGCTATGCGTATACGGGACAAGATGCTATCCGCTTCCGTAAAACGCCAGTGCCAGCCGCTCGCGAAGTGATCATGGACATTACGAAAAATTTTGAAGAATTGCGTGATGATCTGACTTATTATGAAAGTGACTATTTGACTCAGCGCCGGATGCAGACTCGCCGTACTCATGCATAA
- a CDS encoding DUF1540 domain-containing protein, translating into MSQEAKPIVKCSVANCHYWGENNLCKADLIMIEVDGHAGKKFKEEYAGESFSSEERDKADTSAATCCHTFKPKSV; encoded by the coding sequence ATGAGCCAAGAGGCCAAGCCAATCGTTAAGTGTAGCGTAGCCAATTGTCATTATTGGGGAGAAAACAACTTGTGCAAGGCAGATTTGATCATGATTGAAGTTGATGGTCATGCCGGAAAGAAATTTAAAGAAGAATATGCGGGGGAAAGCTTCAGTTCAGAAGAACGTGATAAGGCCGACACGTCAGCCGCAACCTGTTGCCACACTTTTAAACCGAAGTCCGTGTAA